From one Brachypodium distachyon strain Bd21 chromosome 4, Brachypodium_distachyon_v3.0, whole genome shotgun sequence genomic stretch:
- the LOC100822068 gene encoding AAA-ATPase At4g25835: MREYWTSLASLMGALAFLQGVLHAVFPAELRAAVARLLGRATRAFSPYCYFDVTETDGMSNNEIYDAVQLYLSSTAAPASGARLSLTRPHNASSFTFGLAASDRVADSFLGAAVTWEHVVAPRQSPGFSWRPLPEEKRRFTLRIRRGDREKLLPAYLDHILAKAQDIKRRSQDRLLYTNARGGGMDARGLPWDPVPFKHPSTFDTLAMDPDRKADIMADLRDFSNGSAFYERTGRAWKRGYLLYGPPGTGKSSMIAAMANFLGYDVYDLELTEVSSNAELRKLLMKTTSKSIIVIEDIDCSVDLTNRAAMAQPAPKPRPSITDGTADHDTTGAATGRSITLSGLLNFTDGLWSCCGSERIFVFTTNHVEKLDPALLRSGRMDMHVFMSYCSFPALKILLKNYLCFQGDSDDCADVVRAMEEWIEAAEITPADVSEVLIKNRRNGKKKTLVELLEVLKARAEKRQRDSGTAAARKDAGDNEEEEEEKRALESPKEGKGQQAGKDSCQDGQDEETDAKKQL; this comes from the coding sequence ATGAGGGAGTACTGGACGTCGCTGGCGTCGCTCATGGGCGCGCTGGCGTTCCTGCAGGGCGTGCTGCACGCGGTGTTcccggcggagctccgggcggcggtggcgcggctgCTGGGGCGCGCCACGCGGGCCTTCTCCCCTTACTGCTACTTCGACGTCACGGAGACGGACGGGATGAGCAACAACGAGATCTACGACGCCGTGCAGCTCTACCTCAgcagcacggcggcgccggcgtcgggcGCCCGGCTCAGCCTGACGCGGCCCCACAACGcctcctccttcaccttcgGCCTCGCGGCCAGCGACCGCGTCGCGGACTCCTTCCTCGGCGCGGCCGTAACCTGGGAGCACGTCGTGGCGCCGCGCCAGTCCCCCGGGTTCTCCTGGCGCCCGCTCCCCGAGGAGAAGCGTCGGTTCACGCTCCGGATCCGCCGCGGAGACAGGGAGAAGCTGCTCCCGGCGTACCTCGACCACATCCTCGCCAAGGCGCAGGACATCAAGCGCCGGAGCCAGGACCGGCTGCTGTACACCAACGCGCGCGGCGGGGGCATGGACGCGCGCGGCCTGCCATGGGACCCCGTCCCCTTCAAGCACCCCAGCACGTTCGACACGCTCGCCATGGACCCCGACCGCAAGGCCGACATCATGGCCGACCTCCGCGACTTCTCCAACGGCAGCGCGTTCTACGAGCGCACGGGCCGTGCCTGGAAGCGCGGGTACCTCCTGTACGGGCCGCCCGGCACGGGCAAGTCCAGCATgatcgccgccatggccaacTTCCTCGGCTACGACGTGTACGACCTCGAGCTCACCGAGGTCAGCAGCAATGCCGAGCTGCGGAAGCTGCTGATGAAGACCACGTCCAAGTCCATCATCGTCATCGAGGACATCGACTGCTCCGTCGACCTCACAAAccgggcggccatggcgcagcCGGCGCCGAAGCCGCGGCCGAGCATCACCGACGGCACGGCCGATCACGACACGACCGGGGCGGCCACGGGCCGGTCGATCACGCTATCCGGCCTGCTCAACTTCACGGACGGGCTGTGGTCGTGCTGCGGCTCGGAGCGGATCTTCGTGTTCACCACCAACCACGTCGAGAAGCTGGACCCGGCGCTGCTTCGATCCGGCCGGATGGACATGCACGTCTTCATGAGCTACTGCTCCTTCCCGGCGCTCAAGATCCTTCTCAAGAACTACCTCTGCTTCCAGGGGGACTCGGACGACTGCGCCGATGTCGTGAGGGCCATGGAGGAATGGAtcgaggcggcggagatcACGCCGGCGGACGTGAGCGAGGTGCTGATCAAGAACCGGAGGaacgggaagaagaagaccttgGTGGAGCTGCTGGAGGTCCTGAAGGCGCGCGCCGAGAAGCGGCAGCGTGAcagcggcacggcggcggcgagaaagGACGCCGGCGAcaacgaggaggaagaggaggagaagagggcccTTGAGAGCCCCAAGGAAGGGAAGGGGCAGCAGGCCGGCAAGGACAGCTGCCAGGACGGACAGGACGAGGAGACGGATGCCAAGAAACAGCTGTGA
- the LOC100822379 gene encoding beta-1,3-galactosyltransferase sqv-2, whose product MKPTSSSSSFQASTLCTPYLLLVPLGLLAAVLVLPSLGSSHVRSDGLGVVLCPVLPATEAAASGAEKKADDASPTTAPEFRLLVGVLTTPARHERRDIVRLAYALQPPAPAYAHVDVRFVFCDVADPTERVLVSLEAARHGDVLILNCTENMNDGKTHEYFSSVPRLFAAAPYDYVMKTDDDTYLRVAAMAEELRPKPRRDVYLGHGFAVGDDPMPFMHGMGYVVSWDVAAWVSDNEDILRHNDTHGPEDLLFGKWLGIGGRGKNRYSLKPRMYDLNWYMDNFRPDTVAVHMLKDNRRWAAAFRYFNVTQEVNSSSTLYHLP is encoded by the coding sequence atGAAGCCCActtcttcgtcgtcctcgttCCAGGCGTCGACGCTTTGCACCCCGTACCTCCTCCTCGTGCCGctcggcctcctcgccgcggtgCTCGTCCTCCCGAGCCTCGGCTCCTCCCACGTCCGCTCCGACGGCCTCGGCGTCGTGCTCTGCCCCGTCCTCCCCGCCACCGAAGCGGCCGCCTCCGGAGCCGAGAAGAAGGCCGACGACGCGTccccgacgacggcgccggagtTCCGCCTCCTCGTAGGCGTCCTGACCACGCCCGCGCGGCACGAGCGGCGCGACATCGTGCGGCTGGCCTACGCGCTGCagcccccggcgccggcctaCGCTCACGTCGACGTGCGCTTCGTGTTCTGCGACGTGGCCGACCCGACGGAGCGCGTGCTCGTGTCCCTCGAGGCCGCGCGCCACGGCGACGTCCTGATCCTCAACTGCACGGAGAACATGAACGACGGCAAGACGCACGAGTACTTCTCCTCCGTGCCCCGGCTCTTCGCGGCCGCGCCATACGACTACGTCATGAAGACTGACGACGACACGTACCTGcgcgtggccgccatggcggAGGAGCTCCGCCCCAAGCCCCGCCGCGACGTGTACCTGGGCCACGGCTTCGCCGTCGGCGACGACCCCATGCCGTTCATGCACGGCATGGGGTACGTCGTGTCCTGGGACGTCGCGGCGTGGGTGTCCGACAACGAGGACATCCTGCGGCATAACGACACCCACGGGCCCGAGGACCTCCTCTTCGGGAAGTGGCTCGGCATCGGAGGCAGGGGCAAGAACCGATACAGCCTCAAGCCCCGGATGTACGACCTCAACTGGTACATGGACAACTTCCGGCCGGACACCGTGGCCGTGCACATGCTCAAGGACAACCGCCGGTGGGCGGCTGCCTTCAGGTACTTCAACGTCACCCAGGAGGTCAACAGCTCCTCCACTCTGTACCACTTGCCGTGA